In a genomic window of Phalacrocorax aristotelis chromosome 8, bGulAri2.1, whole genome shotgun sequence:
- the ZNF346 gene encoding zinc finger protein 346, with translation MCHLSACKDWTAARAGKRGPEEPPPVPTTGMAATASLSVNGRRSRERPPPRPPEPSNGGAASRESGGRRRGAGPAAAAMADGAGSNGDAAGLPVGKEAVDRLIRENGHIFTEAQCKVCSALLISESQRLAHYQSKKHANKVRRYLSIHGGEELTHGKKMRLDAKQDSKQEGSSGEDRNKCCPICNMTFSSPAVATSHYLGKTHAKNMKQQSPKVEEAVSPQKHPATLSTSTVSSNEENKDITDPDKFCSLCHATFNNPLMAKQHYVGKKHRKQETKHKLMAHYGRTPDAPASSFMAGKGYPCSTCNIVLNSIEQYQAHISGFKHKNQMPGAVPVVGPFPPQQYVREESTAPGGYSYFSQDF, from the exons ATGTGTCATTTAAGCGCCTGCAAAGACTGGACGGCGGCGAGGGCGGGCAAGCGGGGGCCCGAGGAGCCGCCGCCCGTGCCCACAACAGGCATGGCCGCCACCGCCTCCCTTTCCGTCAATGGAAGGCGCTCTCGCGAGAGGCcgcccccacgcccccccgAGCCCAGCAACGGAGGGGCGGCCTCTCGCGAGAGCGGCGGGAGGCGGagaggggcggggccggcggcggcggcgatggCGGACGGGGCGGGTAGCAACGGGGACGCCGCGGGGCTGCCGGTGGGCAAGgaggcag TGGACCGCCTGATCCGGGAGAACGGGCACATCTTCACCGAGGCCCAGTGCAAGGTGTGCAGCGCCCTGCTCATCTCCGAGTCCCAGAGGCTGGCCCACTACCAG AGCAAGAAGCACGCTAACAAGGTGAGGCGGTACCTGTCCATCCACGGTGGAGAGGAGCTCACCCACGGGAAGAAGATGAGGCTGGATGCAAAGCAG GACAGcaagcaggaaggcagcagtgGGGAAGACAGGAACAAGTGTTGTCCCATCTGCAACATGACCTTTTCCTCTCCGGCTGTGGCAACATCTCACTACTTGGGCAAGACTCACGCCAAGAACATGAAGCAGCAGTCCCCCAAAGTGGAAG AAGCTGTGTCCCCACAGAAACATCCTGCTACCCTCTCCACCTCTACTGTGTCTTCTAACGAAGAGAACAAGGACATTACTGACCCAGACAAGTTCTGTAGCCTCTGCCATGCCACTTTCAACAACCCCCTTATGGCAAAACAGCATTATGTAGGCaagaagcacagaaagcagGAGACCAAACACAAGCTGATGGCACACTATGGCCGAACCCCTGATGCACCAGCATCGTCCTTCATGG CTGGGAAGGGGTACCCCTGCAGCACATGTAACATAGTACTGAACTCCATAGAGCAGTACCAAGCTCACATCAGTGGCTTCAAACACAAGAATCA GATGCCAGGAGCAGTGCCGGTTGTCGGACCGTTTCCACCACAGCAGTACGTCCGGGAAGAGTCAACTGCCCCAGGAGGCTACAGTTATTTCAGCCAAGACTTCTAG